From the genome of Uranotaenia lowii strain MFRU-FL chromosome 1, ASM2978415v1, whole genome shotgun sequence, one region includes:
- the LOC129761031 gene encoding uncharacterized protein LOC129761031 — protein sequence MSKSTLKALLKRERQLYVIFDGTDRFIQTYQIDSDRCQLSSRLHVIDTVYSEFFEIRSKIELLLDEADEKEQKDADSEVKGEIAKQREEENDKVLQQFDDRYFAIRGDLLRLQGDKDALGVNTTSNSQSQSASGNTSRVKLPEIRLPSFSGKIREWITFRDSFRSLIHDNEHLTSMDKFTYLRSSLQGDALKEINNIELSEANYDVAWKTLQVRYENKKLIVKAHLDALFALEPLKKENYDGLNFLISEFEKNLMMLQKIGEPTESWSTILVYMLCSRLDSATLRQWETHYGSKEVPTYDELLLFLQGHCSVLQSITSARNPPSEARQTRSTVCNTTIRSVSRCPFCADPWHSPFQCGKFQRMKVPERMDAAIRNKLCRNCLMPGHFYRNCERAAVFGTIPTAESNAFGATNTVSTATAANESTATTQLKTSTACAHHYTACTNPLTQHKHKSRQRTSHHKSELRSTSVYTVS from the exons ATGTCTAAAAGTACGCTGAAGGCTTTGCTAAAACGTGAACGGCAGTTATATGTCATTTTTGATGGTACGGATAGATTCATCCAAACCTATCAGATTGATAGTGATCGGTGTCAATTAAGTTCGAGATTGCATGTGATTGATACTGTGTACAGTGAGTTTTTTGAAATACGGAGCAAAATTGAACTTTTGCTGGATGAAGCGGATGAGAAAGAACAGAAAGATGCTGACAGCGAAGTCAAAGGAGAGATTGCCAAGCAACGTGAAGAGGAAAACGACAAGGTTCTACAGCAATTCGATGACCGATACTTCGCCATCCGAGGTGACCTCCTTAGACTCCAAGGTGATAAGGATGCCTTAGGTGTGAACACAACCAGCAACAGTCAGAGTCAGTCTGCGTCAGGGAATACTTCAAGAGTAAAGCTGCCAGAGATACGTTTGCCGTCCTTCAGTGGAAAAATAAGAGAGTGGATTACATTCCGGGATTCCTTTCGAAGCCTTATCCATGACAACGAGCATCTGACGTCAATGGATAAGTTTACATACCTTCGTTCCTCTCTACAGGGTGATGCACTTAAGGAAATCAACAACATTGAGCTTTCAGAGGCAAACTACGACGTCGCCTGGAAAACTTTGCAAGTTCGttatgaaaataagaagctGATTGTGAAGGCTCATCTCGACGCTCTTTTcgccctcgaaccgcttaaaAAGGAGAATTATGACGGTCTGAACTTCCTCATCAGCGAGTTTGAGAAAAACTTGATGATGTTACAGAAAATCGGAGAGCCAACGGAGTCTTGGAGCACAATATTAGTCTACATGTTGTGTTCTAGACTAGATTCTGCAACATTGCGCCAATGGGAGACGCATTACGGGTCTAAGGAGGTCCCAACGTACGATGAGCTGCTTCTGTTCTTGCAAGGTCACTGCTCTGTTCTCCAATCAATCACCTCTGCAAGAAATCCACCATCCGAAGCCCGTCAGACGAGATCAACAGTTTGTAATACAACCATCAGATCAGTTTCACGTTGTCCGTTCTGTGCAGATCCATGGCACTCACCGTTCCAGTGTGGCAAATTTCAACGGATGAAGGTTCCCGAGCGAATGGATGCTGCCATTCGAAACAAGTTGTGTCGGAATTGTTTGATGCCAGGCCACTTCTACCGAAATTGTGAACGAG CCGCAGTTTTCGGCACAATACCGACAGCAGAGTCAAACGCGTTCGGCGCAACAAATACCGTTTCAACCGCAACCGCAGCCAATgaatcaacagcaacaacacaacTCAAGACCAGTACAGCATGCGCACACCACTACACAGCATGCACAAACCCACTcacacaacacaaacacaaatccAGACAACGCACAAGCCACCACAAGTCAGAATTACGTAGCACTTCCGTTTACACCGTCTCGTAA